From the genome of Psychrilyobacter atlanticus DSM 19335, one region includes:
- the rpoB gene encoding DNA-directed RNA polymerase subunit beta: MTKLIKRTSFGRIKERGTMPHFLEFQLNSYEDFLQAKKDPTSRENKGLESAFKEIFPIESSNGDIKLDYVGYELHENEPPLNDELECKKRGKTFSSSLKVRLRLENKKAGNEIQESLVYFGEIPRMTEHATFIINGAERVVVSQLHRSPGVSFTKEVNIQTAKDMFTGKIIPYKGTWLEFETDKNDYLNVKIDRKKKVLAPVFLKAVDFYETNTEIMEDLLETKVKDLTEYYEKYSNRDELLSVLRTRIEGSFIKEDVYDEETGEIILEAESVIDEMTVEKIIDEKLETLTYWEVKPEDKVLANSLLDDTTENSDDAVMEVFKKLRPGDMVTVDSARSLIRQMFFNPQRYDFASVGRYKMNKRLKLDVAEDIVVLTKEDVMATIKYAIALYGGDGHTDDIDNLSNRRVRGVGELLHMQIRSGLAKMNKMVKEKMTVQDASALTPQSLLNTRPLNALILDFFGSGQLSQFMDQSNPLAELTHKRRISALGPGGLSRERAGFEVRDVHDSHYGRVCPIETPEGPNIGLIGSLATYARVNKYGFMETPYVKVTDGVANFEDIRYLAADEEEGLFIAQADTVMDEETHEITGDGLCRFGHEVVWVDGKKIDYLDVSPKQVVSVSAGLIPFLEHDDANRALMGSNMQRQAVPLLRGEAPFVGTGLERKVAVDSGAVVVSKTTGEVTSLDASQIIITEKTKNGSRDHVYKMLNFERSNQAMCLHQTPLVNMGQKVEVGTILADGPSTKGGDLALGRNILMAFMPWEGYNFEDGILISDRLRKEDVFTSLHIEEYEVDSRSTKLGDEEITREIPNVGEEALRNLDERGIIRVGAKVGPGDILVGKTTPKGETEPPAEEKLLRAIFGEKARDVRDTSLKMPHGSKGTVVEILELARENGDELKAGINRSIRIFIAEKRKINVGDKISGRHGNKGVISRVLPAEDMPFLEDGTHVDIVLNPLGVPSRMNIGQVLEVHLGLALGFMKDEDGDDGVYIETPVFDSGDKESGGHEATIKNYLEEAGFDRSGKVNLIDGRTGQPFDNPVTVGRMYILKLHHLVEDKMHARAIGPYSLVTQQPLGGKAQFGGQRLGEMEVWALEAYGASSILQEMLTVKSDDVMGRTKTYEAIVKGEEMPEASLPESFKVLLKEFQALALDIELFDTEGDVIDVSSDLAKEEIITEFSLADLKEED, from the coding sequence ATGACAAAGCTTATTAAAAGAACTAGTTTTGGAAGGATAAAAGAGAGAGGTACAATGCCTCATTTCTTAGAATTCCAATTAAACTCGTATGAGGACTTTTTACAGGCTAAAAAAGATCCTACTTCAAGAGAGAACAAGGGATTAGAGTCGGCCTTTAAGGAGATATTTCCAATAGAATCTTCTAATGGTGACATTAAATTAGATTATGTAGGGTATGAGTTACATGAAAATGAACCTCCATTAAATGACGAATTAGAATGTAAAAAAAGAGGAAAGACTTTTTCATCTTCTTTAAAAGTTAGACTTAGATTAGAAAATAAAAAAGCAGGTAACGAAATACAAGAGAGCTTAGTTTACTTCGGAGAGATCCCTAGAATGACTGAACATGCTACATTCATAATAAATGGTGCAGAAAGAGTAGTTGTTTCGCAACTACATAGATCACCAGGTGTATCTTTTACTAAGGAAGTAAATATCCAGACAGCTAAAGATATGTTTACTGGTAAGATAATCCCATACAAGGGAACTTGGTTAGAGTTTGAAACTGACAAAAATGATTACTTAAATGTAAAAATAGACAGAAAGAAAAAAGTATTAGCACCTGTATTCTTAAAAGCCGTAGATTTCTACGAAACTAATACAGAGATAATGGAAGATCTATTAGAAACTAAAGTGAAAGATCTTACAGAATACTATGAAAAATACTCTAACAGAGACGAATTATTATCTGTTCTTAGAACTAGAATAGAAGGAAGTTTCATAAAGGAAGACGTTTATGATGAAGAAACTGGAGAGATCATCTTAGAAGCAGAGAGTGTTATAGATGAAATGACAGTAGAAAAGATCATAGATGAAAAATTAGAAACTCTTACTTACTGGGAAGTTAAACCTGAAGATAAGGTATTAGCTAATTCACTATTAGACGATACAACTGAAAATTCAGATGACGCTGTAATGGAAGTATTCAAAAAACTAAGACCAGGAGATATGGTAACTGTAGATTCAGCTAGATCTCTTATCAGACAAATGTTCTTCAACCCGCAAAGATATGACTTTGCCTCAGTTGGTAGATACAAGATGAATAAAAGATTAAAATTAGATGTTGCAGAAGACATAGTTGTATTAACTAAAGAAGATGTAATGGCTACTATCAAATATGCAATAGCATTATATGGTGGAGACGGACATACAGATGATATAGACAACCTTTCTAACAGAAGGGTAAGAGGAGTAGGAGAACTACTTCATATGCAAATCAGATCAGGATTAGCTAAGATGAATAAGATGGTAAAGGAAAAAATGACTGTACAAGATGCATCTGCACTTACACCACAATCATTATTAAACACTAGACCACTTAATGCACTTATCTTAGATTTCTTCGGATCAGGTCAATTATCACAATTCATGGACCAATCTAATCCATTAGCAGAGTTAACTCATAAGAGAAGAATATCTGCATTAGGACCTGGAGGACTTTCAAGAGAAAGAGCTGGATTCGAGGTTAGAGACGTACATGATTCACATTATGGAAGAGTTTGTCCAATAGAAACTCCAGAGGGACCAAACATCGGACTTATAGGATCTTTAGCAACTTATGCTAGAGTTAATAAATATGGATTCATGGAAACTCCATATGTAAAAGTAACTGATGGAGTAGCTAATTTCGAAGATATTAGATACTTAGCAGCAGATGAGGAAGAGGGATTATTTATTGCCCAAGCCGATACTGTAATGGATGAAGAAACACATGAAATCACTGGTGATGGATTATGTAGATTTGGACATGAAGTTGTATGGGTAGACGGTAAGAAGATAGATTACTTAGATGTATCTCCTAAACAAGTAGTATCTGTATCAGCTGGGTTAATTCCTTTCTTAGAGCATGATGACGCCAATAGAGCATTAATGGGATCAAACATGCAAAGACAAGCAGTACCTTTACTTAGAGGAGAAGCTCCATTCGTTGGAACTGGTCTTGAGAGAAAGGTAGCAGTAGATTCAGGAGCCGTTGTTGTTTCTAAAACTACTGGTGAGGTAACTAGTTTAGATGCCAGCCAAATAATAATAACTGAAAAAACAAAAAATGGTAGTAGAGACCATGTATATAAAATGTTAAACTTTGAAAGATCTAACCAAGCTATGTGTTTACACCAAACACCATTAGTGAACATGGGTCAAAAAGTAGAAGTAGGAACTATATTAGCTGATGGACCATCTACAAAAGGTGGAGACTTAGCACTTGGAAGAAATATCTTGATGGCATTCATGCCTTGGGAAGGATATAACTTCGAGGATGGAATCTTGATATCTGACAGACTTAGAAAGGAAGATGTGTTTACTTCACTTCATATAGAAGAGTATGAAGTAGATTCTAGATCTACTAAGTTAGGAGATGAAGAGATAACTAGAGAGATCCCTAATGTAGGAGAAGAAGCTCTTAGAAACTTAGATGAAAGAGGAATCATAAGAGTCGGAGCAAAAGTAGGACCAGGAGATATCTTGGTAGGAAAGACTACTCCAAAAGGAGAGACTGAACCACCTGCAGAAGAAAAATTATTGAGAGCTATCTTTGGTGAAAAAGCCAGAGACGTAAGAGATACATCTCTTAAGATGCCTCACGGTTCTAAAGGTACAGTAGTAGAGATCTTAGAATTAGCTAGAGAAAATGGAGATGAATTAAAAGCTGGGATCAATAGATCTATCAGAATATTCATCGCTGAAAAGAGAAAGATAAACGTAGGAGATAAAATCTCTGGACGTCATGGAAATAAAGGGGTAATCTCAAGAGTATTACCTGCAGAAGATATGCCATTCTTAGAAGATGGAACACATGTTGATATCGTACTTAACCCACTAGGGGTACCATCAAGAATGAATATCGGGCAAGTACTAGAGGTACATTTAGGACTAGCTCTTGGATTTATGAAAGATGAAGACGGAGACGACGGTGTTTACATCGAAACTCCAGTATTTGATAGTGGAGATAAAGAGTCTGGTGGCCATGAGGCAACTATCAAGAACTACTTAGAAGAAGCTGGATTTGATAGATCTGGTAAGGTAAACTTAATAGATGGTAGAACAGGACAACCATTTGATAATCCTGTAACTGTAGGACGTATGTATATCCTTAAACTTCATCATTTAGTTGAAGATAAGATGCATGCTAGAGCAATCGGACCATACTCATTAGTAACTCAGCAGCCATTAGGTGGAAAAGCACAATTTGGTGGGCAAAGATTAGGAGAGATGGAAGTTTGGGCACTTGAAGCATATGGAGCTTCTAGCATCTTACAAGAGATGTTAACAGTGAAATCAGATGACGTTATGGGTAGAACTAAGACTTATGAAGCCATCGTTAAAGGTGAAGAGATGCCAGAAGCAAGTTTACCAGAATCATTTAAAGTATTATTAAAGGAATTCCAAGCATTAGCATTGGATATCGAATTATTCGATACCGAAGGTGACGTAATAGATGTTTCAAGTGACTTAGCAAAAGAGGAAATCATCACTGAATTCTCATTGGCAGACTTAAAAGAAGAAGATTAA